A genomic segment from Malus domestica chromosome 05, GDT2T_hap1 encodes:
- the LOC103411676 gene encoding protein JINGUBANG-like yields MRNERGGGAMVAERNALHPNKPKFGAILHSSDPSLPSPTTANKHTSKNDHSHHNDYSTHRSSASATSPGYYDNCTQGSSTEGSPYVMSPWNPATASPYNKSPWITPSPLNPLDENFPLNGLIGSLIREEGHIYSLAIKGDLLYTGSDSRNIRVWKNLKDFTGFKSKSGLVKAIVISGERIFTGHQDGKIRVWKVSPKNPSNHRRVGSLPTMKDFIRSSMNPKNYVEVRRHRNVVRIRHFDAVSCMSMNEEQGLLYSGSWDKSFKVWRIADSKCLESVAAHDDAVNSVVVGVESLVFTGSADGTVKVWRRELQGKGTTHVLVQTLLKQENAVTALVVNKEAAIVYCGSSDGLVNYWEREKHLSHGGVLRGHKLAVLCLSAAGNFVFSGSADKNICVWRRDAGGPHTCLSVLTGHTGPVKCLTVVEDHGSKDKTDQRWVVYSGSLDRSVKVWCVSEDAPDLRQFRALENDASVRQQALQFQY; encoded by the coding sequence ATGAGAAACGAAAGAGGAGGAGGCGCCATGGTAGCAGAACGCAATGCCCTCCACCCCAACAAGCCAAAATTCGGAGCCATTTTGCATTCCTCCGACCCATCTTTACCGTCTCCGACAACTGCCAACAAACATACCAGCAAAAACGACCATAGCCACCATAATGATTACTCAACACACCGTAGCAGTGCCTCGGCGACAAGTCCTGGATACTACGACAATTGTACTCAGGGCAGCAGCACCGAGGGTTCACCCTATGTCATGTCGCCATGGAACCCGGCAACAGCGTCACCCTACAATAAGTCACCGTGGATAACACCGTCGCCATTGAATCCGCTGGACGAGAACTTCCCCTTAAACGGACTTATTGGGTCATTAATCCGGGAAGAAGGCCACATATACTCGCTCGCTATCAAAGGAGACTTGCTATACACTGGGTCCGATAGCAGGAACATACGTGTCTGGAAGAACTTGAAGGATTTTACAGGTTTCAAATCAAAGAGCGGGTTGGTCAAAGCCATTGTGATTTCCGGTGAGAGGATATTTACCGGTCATCAGGATGGTAAGATCCGAGTCTGGAAGGTTTCTCCGAAAAATCCAAGCAATCACAGACGGGTCGGAAGCTTGCCTACTATGAAAGATTTTATTCGGAGCTCTATGAACCCAAAAAACTATGTGGAGGTCCGTAGACACCGCAACGTTGTTCGAATCAGACACTTTGATGCGGTGTCTTGCATGAGCATGAACGAAGAACAAGGACTTCTTTATTCAGGGTCGTGGGATAAGTCTTTCAAGGTTTGGAGAATCGCGGATTCCAAATGCTTGGAGTCGGTCGCAGCTCATGACGATGCAGTAAACAGTGTCGTCGTGGGGGTTGAGTCGTTGGTGTTCACCGGGTCCGCGGACGGAACAGTGAAGGTGTGGAGGAGGGAATTGCAAGGGAAGGGGACAACGCATGTGTTGGTTCAGACGTTGCTGAAGCAGGAGAATGCAGTGACTGCATTGGTTGTGAACAAAGAGGCGGCGATTGTCTATTGCGGGTCCTCCGATGGGTTGGTTAATTATTGGGAGCGCGAGAAGCACCTGTCCCACGGCGGGGTTTTGCGCGGTCATAAACTGGCCGTGCTGTGCTTGTCTGCAGCGGGAAACTTTGTTTTCAGCGGATCGGCGGACAAGAACATTTGCGTCTGGAGGAGGGATGCAGGTGGGCCCCACACCTGCTTGTCTGTTTTGACGGGCCACACAGGACCCGTCAAGTGCTTAACCGTGGTGGAAGATCATGGCTCTAAGGATAAGACGGATCAGCGATGGGTGGTGTACAGTGGGAGCCTCGACCGGTCAGTAAAGGTGTGGTGCGTGTCGGAGGATGCTCCGGACTTGAGGCAATTCCGAGCGTTGGAGAATGATGCCTCCGTGAGGCAGCAAGCCCTTCAGTTTCAGTATTGA